One part of the Stegostoma tigrinum isolate sSteTig4 chromosome 14, sSteTig4.hap1, whole genome shotgun sequence genome encodes these proteins:
- the camk2n1a gene encoding calcium/calmodulin-dependent protein kinase II inhibitor 1a: MSEILPYSEEKMAHFGGENDVGQLSFSCRLQDTNTFFGGSQPKRPPKLAQIGRAKRVVIEDDRLDDVLKGREDKTSSGV, translated from the exons ATGTCGGAGATTTTGCCCTACAGCGAGGAGAAGATGGCTCATTTCGGCGGCGAGAATGATGTCGGTCAGCTTTCCTTCAGCTGCCGCCTCCAGGACACCAACACCTTCTTCGGGGGCTCCCAGCCCAAGAGACCCCCCAAACTGGCGCAGATTGGCAGAGCTAAGCGAG TTGTTATCGAAGACGACAGACTAGATGATGTTCTGAAGGGGCGGGAGGACAAAACCTCGTCTGGAGTGTAA